The Xanthocytophaga agilis genome window below encodes:
- a CDS encoding succinate dehydrogenase cytochrome b subunit: protein MNWLVNALTSTIGRKVLMALSGLFLIIFLVVHLVGNLQLLKSDGGVAFNTYAKFMGHNPLIQTVSILNFAFILTHIFVSLFLTIRNRKARPQGYAYVNNSSTWSSRNMGILGTIILVFLVVHLVNFWGRMKLTDFGIGSYVEHDATQDYLDLYTTTKAAFQEWWLVVLYVVSMIALAFHLSHGFQSAFRTLGVNHPKYTPFLKGLGLAFSIIVPAGFAIIPVYMFLQG from the coding sequence ATGAATTGGTTAGTAAACGCTTTAACCAGTACCATTGGCCGCAAAGTTCTGATGGCACTTAGTGGCCTGTTTTTAATAATATTTTTGGTAGTGCATTTGGTAGGGAATCTACAATTATTGAAAAGCGATGGAGGGGTAGCTTTTAATACATATGCAAAGTTTATGGGACACAATCCTTTGATCCAGACAGTTTCCATTCTAAACTTTGCTTTTATTCTGACCCACATCTTTGTTAGTTTATTTTTAACAATTCGTAACCGTAAGGCTCGTCCTCAAGGGTATGCATATGTGAATAATAGTAGCACCTGGAGTTCCCGTAATATGGGGATTTTGGGAACGATCATTCTGGTCTTTCTTGTTGTTCACTTAGTGAATTTTTGGGGAAGAATGAAATTAACAGATTTCGGGATTGGTTCTTATGTAGAACATGACGCAACTCAGGATTATCTTGACTTGTATACAACTACAAAAGCTGCATTTCAGGAATGGTGGTTAGTAGTGTTGTATGTGGTTTCCATGATTGCGCTGGCATTCCACCTCTCACATGGTTTTCAGAGTGCATTTCGTACACTAGGAGTCAATCATCCCAAATACACTCCTTTTCTGAAAGGTTTAGGCCTTGCTTTCTCTATTATAGTACCTGCAGGCTTTGCTATAATTCCTGTTTATATGTTTTTACAGGGATAA
- a CDS encoding 2-C-methyl-D-erythritol 4-phosphate cytidylyltransferase: MEYVIIVAGGSGSRMRSDIPKQFLEVRGLPILMHTIRRFYEYSQHIQIVLALPVEQIATWENLREKYAFTIDAKIVTGGKTRFQSVKNGLQVINDVEGVVAIHDGVRPFVPINVIQRSFQVAKENGSAVAAVSLKDSIRQVLSDGTTQSVNRADFRLIQTPQTFQTSLIKKAFEVPESELFTDDASVAEAAGHRILLIEGDYRNIKITTPEDLEWAQYVSN; the protein is encoded by the coding sequence ATGGAATATGTAATTATAGTGGCTGGAGGTTCTGGAAGCCGTATGAGATCTGATATACCTAAACAATTTCTGGAAGTCAGAGGATTACCTATTTTGATGCATACCATAAGACGTTTTTATGAATATTCCCAACATATTCAGATAGTTCTTGCATTACCTGTAGAACAAATAGCGACATGGGAGAATTTAAGAGAAAAATATGCTTTTACGATTGATGCAAAAATAGTGACCGGAGGAAAAACACGCTTTCAGTCTGTTAAGAATGGCCTTCAGGTAATCAATGATGTAGAAGGTGTAGTTGCTATTCATGATGGCGTACGTCCATTTGTCCCTATAAACGTAATACAGCGTAGTTTCCAGGTTGCAAAAGAAAACGGTTCTGCAGTTGCAGCAGTATCTTTAAAGGATTCTATTCGTCAAGTTCTATCAGATGGAACTACACAAAGTGTAAACCGGGCTGATTTTCGCCTAATTCAAACACCACAAACATTCCAGACCTCTCTCATTAAAAAAGCATTTGAAGTGCCAGAGTCTGAACTATTTACAGATGATGCAAGTGTAGCAGAAGCTGCCGGGCATAGAATTTTATTAATTGAAGGTGATTACCGGAATATAAAGATTACTACTCCCGAAGATCTGGAATGGGCTCAGTATGTCTCTAATTAG
- a CDS encoding fumarate reductase/succinate dehydrogenase flavoprotein subunit, whose protein sequence is MKLDSKIPEGPLAEKWTKHKFNLKLVNPANKRKYTVIVVGTGLAGAAAAASLAELGYNVKAFSFHDSPRRAHSIAAQGGINAAKNYQNDGDSVYRLFYDTIKGGDYRAREANVYRLAEVSVNIIDQAVAQGVPFAREYGGTLANRSFGGAQVSRTFYARGQTGQQLLLGAYSALNRQIASGKVTMYTRTEMLDVVTIDGKARGIITRNLVTGKIESHAGDAVLLCTGGYGNVFFLSTNAMNSNVTAAWRAHKKGALFSNPCYTQIHPTCIPVSGDYQSKLTLMSESLRNDGRVWVPKKVGDNRPPDQIPEDERDYYLERRYRSFGNLVPRDVASRNAKMVCDEGRGVGPTKLAVYLDFADAIKRDGEQKISEKYGNLFDMYEKITGENPYKMPMRIYPAVHYTMGGLWVDYNLMTNIPGLYALGEANFSDHGANRLGASALMQGLADGYFVIPYTIGDYLAGMNPATDKVSVDHPEFKKAEQEVMDMTKKLLSINGTKTVDDLHKELGKVMWEYCGMARNAEGLKIAKQKIKEIKADFWKNVRVLGKNEELNQSLEKAHRVADFIELGELMVDDALARNESCGGHFREEYQSEDGEAERDDEHYAYVSCWEYKGPGQEEELHKEELIFENVKLTKRSYK, encoded by the coding sequence ATGAAATTAGATTCAAAAATTCCAGAAGGTCCTTTAGCAGAAAAATGGACTAAACATAAATTTAATCTGAAGTTGGTAAACCCTGCCAACAAGCGTAAATACACCGTTATTGTTGTTGGTACAGGATTGGCAGGAGCTGCTGCAGCGGCTTCTCTGGCTGAATTAGGATACAATGTAAAAGCATTTTCATTTCACGATAGCCCACGCCGTGCACACTCAATTGCTGCACAGGGTGGGATTAACGCTGCTAAAAACTATCAAAACGATGGTGATAGTGTTTATCGGCTTTTTTATGATACAATCAAAGGGGGAGACTACCGTGCACGTGAAGCAAACGTATATCGTCTGGCAGAGGTGAGTGTTAATATCATTGATCAGGCTGTTGCACAAGGAGTACCTTTTGCCCGTGAATATGGTGGAACACTGGCTAACCGTTCATTTGGTGGAGCGCAGGTGTCCCGTACATTCTACGCACGGGGTCAAACCGGTCAGCAGTTGTTGTTGGGTGCTTATAGTGCACTGAACCGCCAGATTGCTAGCGGAAAAGTTACTATGTATACACGTACTGAGATGTTGGATGTAGTTACTATTGATGGTAAAGCACGTGGTATTATCACACGCAATCTGGTGACAGGAAAAATAGAGTCTCATGCTGGTGATGCTGTATTGCTATGTACTGGAGGATATGGAAACGTATTTTTCCTTTCTACCAATGCAATGAACAGCAATGTGACTGCTGCATGGCGTGCACATAAAAAAGGAGCTTTATTTAGTAATCCTTGTTATACTCAGATTCACCCTACCTGTATTCCGGTATCCGGAGACTATCAGTCTAAACTTACACTGATGTCCGAATCGTTGCGGAATGATGGACGGGTTTGGGTCCCTAAAAAAGTGGGTGATAACAGACCTCCTGATCAGATTCCTGAAGACGAACGTGATTATTACCTGGAGCGCCGTTATCGGTCATTTGGTAACCTGGTACCTCGGGATGTGGCTTCACGAAATGCTAAAATGGTATGTGATGAAGGACGTGGGGTAGGACCTACTAAACTGGCAGTTTATCTGGATTTCGCAGATGCTATCAAACGCGATGGAGAGCAGAAGATTTCTGAGAAATATGGTAACCTGTTTGATATGTATGAGAAGATCACAGGTGAAAATCCATACAAAATGCCTATGCGTATCTATCCTGCCGTTCACTATACAATGGGTGGATTGTGGGTTGATTATAACCTGATGACAAATATACCAGGGTTATATGCATTGGGAGAAGCTAATTTCTCTGATCATGGAGCTAACCGTCTAGGGGCAAGCGCGTTGATGCAGGGATTAGCAGATGGTTATTTTGTGATTCCTTATACTATCGGTGATTATCTGGCTGGTATGAACCCTGCTACAGACAAAGTATCTGTAGATCATCCTGAATTTAAAAAGGCAGAACAGGAAGTAATGGATATGACTAAAAAGTTATTATCTATTAATGGAACTAAAACAGTGGATGACCTGCATAAGGAATTAGGAAAGGTAATGTGGGAATATTGCGGAATGGCACGGAATGCGGAAGGTCTGAAGATTGCCAAACAAAAGATTAAAGAGATCAAAGCTGATTTCTGGAAAAATGTAAGAGTGTTGGGCAAAAATGAAGAACTAAACCAGAGTTTGGAGAAAGCACACCGCGTTGCTGACTTTATTGAATTAGGTGAGTTAATGGTAGATGATGCTTTGGCTCGTAACGAATCGTGTGGCGGGCACTTCCGTGAAGAGTACCAATCTGAAGATGGGGAAGCAGAACGGGATGATGAGCATTATGCCTATGTTTCTTGCTGGGAATACAAAGGACCAGGTCAGGAAGAAGAATTACACAAAGAAGAATTGATCTTCGAAAATGTGAAACTGACAAAACGAAGCTATAAATAA
- a CDS encoding succinate dehydrogenase/fumarate reductase iron-sulfur subunit gives MKLNLKIWRQSDASASGKLVDYKVDINPEMSFLEMLDVLNEELARKGEDPVAFDHDCREGICGACSLYINGRPHGPMQTTTCQLHMRHFKDGETIIIEPWRAAAFPLLKDLVVDRSAFDRINHAGGFVSVNTGSAPDANEILIPKTESDEAFNSAACIGCGACVAACKNASAMLFVSAKISHLALLPQGQPERERRAENMVAQMDAEGFGACTNTGACSIECPKGISMSNIALMNRDFIFASLTSKPELKVSEGA, from the coding sequence ATGAAACTGAATCTGAAAATATGGCGTCAGAGTGATGCTTCTGCCAGTGGCAAATTGGTGGATTATAAAGTGGATATCAATCCGGAGATGTCTTTTCTGGAAATGCTTGATGTGTTGAATGAAGAGTTAGCCAGAAAAGGAGAAGATCCGGTTGCTTTTGATCATGATTGTCGTGAAGGAATTTGTGGGGCATGTAGTTTATACATAAATGGTCGTCCGCATGGACCGATGCAGACCACTACATGCCAGTTGCACATGCGTCATTTTAAAGATGGCGAAACTATTATAATAGAACCATGGCGTGCAGCTGCATTTCCACTTCTTAAGGATTTGGTTGTCGATCGTTCTGCTTTTGATCGTATCAACCATGCTGGTGGGTTCGTTTCTGTGAATACTGGTTCTGCTCCAGATGCGAATGAGATACTTATTCCCAAAACGGAATCAGATGAGGCGTTTAACTCTGCAGCTTGCATCGGATGTGGTGCGTGTGTAGCAGCTTGTAAAAATGCTTCCGCTATGTTGTTTGTAAGTGCTAAAATTTCTCACCTGGCTTTATTACCTCAGGGACAACCTGAGCGGGAACGTCGGGCAGAAAATATGGTAGCTCAGATGGATGCCGAAGGTTTTGGTGCATGTACAAATACAGGGGCTTGCTCTATTGAATGTCCAAAAGGAATCTCTATGAGCAATATTGCTTTAATGAACCGTGATTTTATTTTCGCTTCTCTTACTTCTAAACCTGAATTAAAGGTATCTGAAGGCGCATAG